A window from Rana temporaria chromosome 8, aRanTem1.1, whole genome shotgun sequence encodes these proteins:
- the LOC120910171 gene encoding gastrula zinc finger protein XlCGF17.1-like has protein sequence MELSNTKESSGKSHTMTSDVHQCSPSADISINQSNPQKSQTMTSDVHLNSPSADTSINPSNPQKSQTVTSDVYRSSPSANSSKNPSNPQKSSLKHKEVHTGKSLLSCSVCGESFMENRNLLKHQRSHAGKRPYSCSECGQCFTQKGDLILHKRVHTGERPFSCLECGKCFVQKITLLRHQKTHTGERPFSCPECRKCFAQKINLVAHQKIHTGERPFSCSECEKCFIKKADLILHQRTHTGERPFSCSECGKCFAQKVALLKHSRIHTGERPYSCSECGKSFVQKGTLSKHFLKFTQISIHV, from the coding sequence ATGGAACTTTCTAATACAAAGGAATCTTCTGGTAAATCTCATACTATGACTTCAGATGTCCATCAATGTTCTCCCAGTGCGGACATATCAATAAACCAATCTAATCCCCAGAAATCTCAGACTATGACTTCAGATGTGCATCTAAATTCTCCCAGTGCGGACACATCAATAAACCCATCTAATCCCCAGAAATCTCAGACTGTGACTTCAGATGTCTATCGAAGTTCTCCCAGCGCAAACTCATCAAAAAACCCATCTAATCCCCAGAAATCTTCATTAAAACATAAGGAAGTTCACACGGGGAAGAGTTTATTATCCTGTTCTGTGTGTGGGGAATCCTTCATGGAAAACAGAAACCTTCTTAAACACCAGAGAAGCCACGCTGgtaagcgtccttattcatgttcagagtgcggacaATGTTTCACTCAGAAAGGAGATCTTATTCTACACAAGAgagttcacacgggtgagcgtcctttttcttgtttggagtgcgggaaatgttttgtacagAAAATCACCCTCCTCAGACACCAGAAaactcacacgggtgagcgtcctttttcTTGTCcggagtgcaggaaatgtttcgcTCAGAAAATAAATCTTGTTGcacaccagaaaattcacacgggtgagcgtccattTTCCTGTTCAGAGTGCGAGAAATGTTTCATCAAAAAAGCAGAtctaattttacaccagagaactcacacgggtgagcgtcctttttcctgttcagagtgcggaaaatgttttgcaCAGAAAGTTGCCCTTCTTAAACATAgcagaattcacacgggtgagcgtccttattcatgttcagagtgcgggaaatcttttgtCCAGAAAGGAACACTTTCTAAACACTTTCTAAAATTCACACAAATAAGTATTCATGTTTAG
- the LOC120910139 gene encoding zinc finger protein OZF-like, whose protein sequence is MEPFSDPNLPERCSRPLYSRISTQEDHTIPHHHQDKVRIHIKVKVKEEEEESYVEDEQPSMEDIEIIMKSEDDEVPLPIDTDCFPTDGCDAGSSAERHLLLSDDQSSEDNVITQDPPGVNPITQNRPSCWEPSMDWGESSNKSRNISGNIHLRSDTADQSNLEDANLFLCSVCGKSFTENKNLLEHQSTHMGEGPFPCSVCGKYFMKKETLLIHQRIHTGEDPYSCTECGKSFPHKGALFEHHKSHIGERPFSCAECGKCFTQKVTLLIHQRSHTGERPFSCSDCGKSFSEKGKLLIHKRSHTGERPYLCSECGKCFTRKGDLVKHLRIHTGERPYSCSECEKSFSHKGDLVKHQRIHTGERPYLCLECGKSFTQKGNLVMHQKRHTTEPPHSAGNVLHVKEV, encoded by the exons ATGGAGCCATTTAGCGACCCAAACCTACCAGAGAGATgttcccgtcctctgtattcccgaatttccacacaggaagatcacaccatcccccaccatcatcag GATAAAGTACGGATTCATATAAAAGTTaaggttaaagaggaagaagaagagtcgTATGTGGAGGATGAACAACCGTCCATGGAGGACATTGAGATAATTATGAAAAGTGAAGACGATGAAGTTCCTCTACCTATTGACACAG ATTGCTTTCCAACAGATGGATGTGATGCGGGGAGTTCTGCGGAGAGACACCTTCTATTATCTGATGATCAGAGCTCAGAAGATAATGTCATCACACAGGATCCTCCAGGAGTAAATCCAATCACACAAAACAGACCTTCCTGTTGGGAGCCATCAATGGATTGGGGGGAATCTTCTAATAAATCACGTAATATAAGTGGAAATATCCATTTGAGATCTGACACAGCAGACCAATCTAATCTTGAAGATGCGAATCTATTCTTATGTTCGGTTTGTGGGAAATCtttcacagaaaacaaaaaccttCTTGAACACCAGAGCACTCACATGGGTGAGGGACCTTTCCCTTGTTCAGTGTGTGGCAAAtactttatgaaaaaagaaacgcTTCTTATACACCAGAGAATACACACAGGTGAAGATCCTTATTCAtgtacagagtgcgggaaatcgtTCCCTCATAAAGGAGCACTTTTTGAACACCATAAAAGTCACATAGGTGAGCGTCCGTTTTCCTgcgcagagtgcgggaaatgttttacacagaaAGTCACCCTTCTTatacaccagagaagtcacacgggGGAGCGTCCCTTTTCCTGTTCAGACTGCGGAAAAAGTTTTTCCGAGAAAGGAAAACTCCTTATACACAAGAGAAGTCACACCGGTGAGCGTCCCTAtctatgttcagagtgcgggaagtgCTTCACTCGGAAAGGAGACCTTGTTAAACACCTGAGAATTCACACCGGCGAGCGTCCTTATTCGTGTTCAGAATGTGAGAAGTCTTTCAGTCATAAAGGAGACCTTGtaaaacaccagagaattcacacgggtgagcgtccttatttgtgtttagagtgcgggaaatctttcactcagaaaggaaACCTTGTTATGCACCAGAAAAGACACACCACGGAGCCTCCTcacagtgcgggaaatgttttacatgTAAAAGAAGTCTAA